One segment of Triticum aestivum cultivar Chinese Spring chromosome 2A, IWGSC CS RefSeq v2.1, whole genome shotgun sequence DNA contains the following:
- the LOC123184195 gene encoding uncharacterized protein: MAGGDSSSSSSSTAREEGRASARLWKKQKLQQQEEEEKGPNPLDPRFSDYDPKEGGYVFTRFQHSTLDLHMESPVGAMHNTNRIFPEEGFRFCNSANIVSVSIVSSDYGYPLNVYGTIIARDSLDRQRIYLFQRAKDDCQNISSKNDVLVLTGPKRGLMICDSIIFEVDLKVKDVNGRKVKDERVSKGLMEINGIKRLSYPPKYQVQTEKLVSMHSTLDLNYTFVRNAVEGTVEARMILEEGPVDYFHGKIVAHTSSFPCDIMLHDSELAGMLTAGEGGILQTARRVVSVSIDETLLLTVAAATSGVGTVEFTPKRGSYDEEKITCGDYKMLVKVTWSIVCW; this comes from the exons atggccggcggcgattcttcttcttcttcttcttccacggcgAGAGAGGAGGGGAGGGCGAGCGCGCGGCTGTGGAAGAAGCAGAAgctgcagcagcaggaggaggaagagaaggggCCGAATCCTCTGGACCCAAGGTTCAGCGACTACGACCCCAAGGAAGGCGGTTACGTCTTCACCCGCTTCCAACACTCTACGCTCGACCTCCACATGGAGT CACCTGTTGGTGCTATGCACAATACTAACAGGATCTTCCCAGAGGAGGGGTTCCGGTTCTGTAACTCGGCAAATATTGTCTCGGTCAGTATCGTTTCCTCCGACTATGGATACCCGCTCAATGTCTACGGCACCATCATAGCCAGGGACAGTCTGGATCGCCAACGCATCTATTTATTCCAGCGTGCCAAGGACGATTGCCAGAACATCAGCTCCAAG AATGATGTGTTGGTTTTGACTGGCCCGAAGAGAGGACTGATGATATGTGATTCAATAATCTTTGAAGTTGATCTGAAGGTCAAGGATGTGAATGGTAGAAAGGTGAAGGACGAGAGAGTTAGCAAAGGCTTAATGGAGATTAATGGCATCAAAAGACTCTCATATCCACCGAAATACCAGGTTCAAACGGAAAAACTTGTCAGCATGCACAGCACATTGGATTTGAACTACACGTTTGTAAGGAATGCGGTGGAGGGCACCGTTGAGGCGAGGATGATCCTTGAGGAGGGACCTGTTGATTATTTCCATGGGAAAATCGTCGCTCACACTAGCAGCTTTCCATGTGACATTATGCTACATGATAGCGAACTTGCTGGGATGCTAACAGCCGGTGAAGGTGGAATCCTGCAAACAGCACGCCGCGTGGTCAGCGTCTCTATTGATGAGACGCTCCTGTTGACCGTTGCCGCTGCTACCAGTGGTGTCGGCACTGTTGAGTTTACTCCAAAGCGTGGCAGCTATGATGAAGAGAAAATCACTTGCGGCGACTATAAGATGCTGGTGAAGGTCACTTGGTCCATTGTGTGCTGGTGA